The genomic window ACTTCCAGGTTTCATCATGAAGCGCATCGGGAACAAGGAGCGCTTTATTTTCATTCATGACGCTTTCACAATAAAGTCCCCTATCAAGTGGGGCAACTTCACCTTTTTTGTATGGATTACCCTCTGAACGGCTCGTGAAATAAACCATGACGTTATTTTCATCACATTTCATAATAAGTGCAGCAGGTACATTAAATAGCTCTGCAAGCAGATCTACAATCTTCTGCCATTGACTTCCAAAGCTCTCAGGAACAAAAGTGCTATTCATACCCTTCACTCCATTACCTTTACTTGCAAAGAATTCATTGATTCTCTTCCTCTTTAATTCTCATGTAACGGATATCTTTCCCTAACTCTTCCAGCAAGCGATTAACCTCCTCCTTTAACTCCATGATACGCTCCTCACGATCCAGGTTCAAGCCGCTCCATCGGCGAAGCTCATCGAGCTGTTCCTTCATTTTTTTTTCCGATTCCTTCATGGCGCTAATATCCTGAACATTGGCAATCCGGTAGAGAACCTCTCCATCGTCATCTTTAATGGCCGTCACATCCATGAGGACAGGAAAAGTGGAACCGTCCTTTCGTATATGAATCGACTCGAAAGTATAATGACCGAAATCATGGACCTTCTGAATATATCCCGGCAGATCTTTATGGCACGGGGGAGCATAAATATCCAAAAGTGAACGGCCCCTCATTTCCTCCATAGTCCAGCCATGCATTTCGGCAAAGGCCCGGTTCATCATCTCAACCTGATTGCTGTCACCACTCCCGATAGCAATTCCCCACTCGGCATATTTGAAAATCTCTCCCCATTTGATAAGCGCCTTATTGGCACGCTCCCTTTCTCTCAGCTGCCCTTTAAACCTTCTCTGTCCTGTCACGATGGCAATAAGCCCTACTATCCAGATAGCGCCATGGGTTATTAAATCACTGAGCGTTTCCTCCCATTCATGAGCGTAAAGGTCCGAAAGGGGCACGGACACACTGACGCCGCCCCGCACATCACCCACCTTATAGCCCTGGTAGGCATGGCACTTGAGGCAGCCTTCCACCGTTATCATGGGCTGCATAAGTCTGATATAGGGCTTGCCGTCAATTTCCGAAAATTCAAGAACTTCTTTTTCCTCCCTTTCAAAGGCCTTAAGGGCCTTGCGCTCCCATTCGTCAGGCGCATTTTCAGCACGATGGAGATTAAGGCTCGTAATATGCCCCCTTATGCCATAGAGGTCTCTGAACCTTTCATTCATCTCTCTGACCATGTAGGCAGGATTCATAAGGGTGAGCAACTTGCCTGAAGGCGTTCTAATGTCTCGCTCGGGAAGATCTTTAAGGTAGGGGTTGGGCCGTGTTTTTTCAGTAACAGGCACATAGACGCCGCCATGGGAAGCAGCCCAGTAACGAAATGCCTGGTCCTTATCAAAGTTGGCTCTCGCCTCCCTGACTGCAAGGCTTTCCGTATCATGCCTGTGGTCAAGAATATCGAGCGCAAGAAAGCCAAAAATGAAAAGAGTCCAGCATATGCCGAGAAACCAGGCGTAACGCGCAAGTCGCTTCTCGGGAAGTTCCGTCTTCAAGGCCTGGTCTGTAACAGCCATAAGCTGTTTCTTTTCTTCAGTCATCACTATTTTTCCGGCAATTAAAAGCTTCTCTGACTCTCTTCTCCTTTAGGCAAACTCACAGAGAAGATACTCCCGCCTTCCGGATTGTCATCAACCCAAATTCTTCCCCTGTGGAGATCGACGATACGCCTGGCTATGGCCAGACCGAGGCCATAACCCTTGTCCCCTTCCCTGGCTGCCCGCACAAAGCGTTCAAAAATTCTCTCCTTGTCCTTATCGGCTATGCCCGGTCCCCGGTCCTTAAAAGAAACAATCCACGCATCTTTTTTGCTCCTCAACTTTATTTCAATCTTGCTTTTCAAGGGGCCATACTTGATGGCATTTGCCAGCAGGTTGGTAAAAACATCACCCATCATCTTGTTAAGGAAGACAAAGGATTCCTTCCTCCTGCGATAGACAACGGTCATTTTCTTTTTCTCCAACGCCCTCTCAAGTTCTCTCATGCTTTCCTTTAACATTATATCAAGATCCAGACGGGAAAGATCGACCTTGTCCAGGGTTTCCAACCTTGAATATTTAGCGGCATTCTTTATGAGGTGGATAAGTTTGTCGGCATTGAGGCGGATTTCTTCTATTATGTCTATTTTCCCGGCATCAGTCTCTTCCTCCATCAATATCTCGGCAAAGTTCATCACCAGGCTGGCAGGGTTCATAAGATCATGCCGTATGATATCAATAAAAAGATCTTTCAGGCGGTTCGACTCTTCCAGCGCCTGGGCATTATGCCTGATAGCTTCTTCAACCTCCTCGCGCTTAAGCACATTTCTGTAGGCATCAACCATGCTTGTACAGGTAGCCAGAAAAGGTTTGAGGTATTCAATCATGCGCTCATCGTAACCGCCGGACCTGTTTGCAGCGCATACAATGCCCGTCATCTTGCCTTTCAGGGGGAAAGGTATGCCGACAAAAGAATTAAGCGGCGGATGTCCCTTTGGCAGGCCGCCGCTTCTGGGATCATTTTTCGGATCATTGGAAATAACGACCTTACCCGTTTTAATGACGGCGCCAAAGAGGGTATCCATATTTCTAAACTCCATCCCCTCTGATCTGAACCTTTTATACAAGGCCTTCGTTTCATTATTCCATGCTATATTGGTAAGGGCTCTCAGCTTGAGCCGGGGCGCTCCCTCATGGCTATAAAGAAGTTCGGCAATAAATCCGAACTCGCTATCTGTAAGCGGAAGGAAGTCCCTCAGGAGTTCATTAAAAATATCATAAGAATCGGCTTCTGAAATAACGCCTCCCTGGGCGCGATTAATGGCATCGAGCATTTTGTTGCTTTTCAGCAGTTCTTTTTCCACCCTTTTACGGACCGTCACATCCTGGGCCAGACCGGCAACACGAACCACCTTTCCCTCCTTGCCTGTGATGTGAAATCCCTTATCGGCTATCCACCGCAGAGAACCGTCCTTTCTGACTATTCGGTATTCCACATCATAAGCGCCCTTTTTGTGAATAAACTGATTAAAAATCTTGCCGATCCTTTCAACATCATCCTTGTGGATACATTCCATCCAAAGCTTCGGATTTTTGTAAATGTCTTCCTGCCTGTGCCCCCAGATTCTTTCAAACTCGGGGCTTACATATTCAACACGTTCCACATCTTCCACAGACGTCAGCCAGAAAACCTCTTTAATATTTTCAGCCAGTTGGCGAAATTTCTGTTCACTTTCCCTGAGCGCCTT from Deltaproteobacteria bacterium includes these protein-coding regions:
- a CDS encoding DUF3365 domain-containing protein; this translates as MTEEKKQLMAVTDQALKTELPEKRLARYAWFLGICWTLFIFGFLALDILDHRHDTESLAVREARANFDKDQAFRYWAASHGGVYVPVTEKTRPNPYLKDLPERDIRTPSGKLLTLMNPAYMVREMNERFRDLYGIRGHITSLNLHRAENAPDEWERKALKAFEREEKEVLEFSEIDGKPYIRLMQPMITVEGCLKCHAYQGYKVGDVRGGVSVSVPLSDLYAHEWEETLSDLITHGAIWIVGLIAIVTGQRRFKGQLRERERANKALIKWGEIFKYAEWGIAIGSGDSNQVEMMNRAFAEMHGWTMEEMRGRSLLDIYAPPCHKDLPGYIQKVHDFGHYTFESIHIRKDGSTFPVLMDVTAIKDDDGEVLYRIANVQDISAMKESEKKMKEQLDELRRWSGLNLDREERIMELKEEVNRLLEELGKDIRYMRIKEEENQ